The following are from one region of the Sphingomonas sp. J315 genome:
- a CDS encoding ATP synthase F1 subunit epsilon yields MLHFELVTPEKLLRSEDVHMVVVPGSEGDFGVLEGHAPFMSTIRDGNIEIYKTASNQSPEVIRVEGGFAEVNEQGLTVLAEKAG; encoded by the coding sequence ATGCTGCACTTCGAACTCGTGACCCCCGAAAAGCTGCTCCGCTCGGAGGACGTCCACATGGTGGTGGTCCCCGGCAGCGAGGGCGATTTCGGCGTGCTGGAGGGCCATGCGCCCTTCATGTCGACGATCCGCGACGGCAATATCGAAATCTACAAGACCGCGTCGAACCAGTCGCCGGAGGTCATCCGCGTCGAGGGCGGCTTTGCCGAGGTCAATGAACAGGGTCTGACGGTTCTGGCCGAGAAGGCTGGCTGA
- the phaR gene encoding polyhydroxyalkanoate synthesis repressor PhaR, with protein sequence MKKTAQTDGPVIIKKYANRRLYNTESSSYITLDHLAAMTREGRDFKVVDAKTDEDITHNVLTQIIMEEEARGQTLLPVNFLRQLIALYGDSMQAMVPGYLEASMDSFRRNQEQFKSAVEGAFANSPFAEIAKRNLQMFEAAAEAFKPGASPGSAAPAPPAAAAPEKSKDDEIAALKAQLSALKDQVDKLG encoded by the coding sequence ATGAAAAAGACAGCGCAGACGGACGGCCCGGTCATCATCAAGAAGTACGCGAACCGGCGACTCTACAATACCGAAAGCTCGTCCTACATCACGCTCGACCATCTCGCTGCGATGACGCGCGAGGGGCGCGATTTCAAGGTCGTCGATGCGAAGACCGATGAAGATATTACGCATAACGTTTTGACGCAGATCATCATGGAAGAGGAAGCGCGTGGCCAGACGCTGTTGCCGGTCAACTTCCTGCGCCAGCTGATCGCGCTCTATGGCGATTCGATGCAAGCGATGGTCCCGGGGTATCTGGAGGCGTCGATGGACAGCTTCCGTCGCAATCAGGAACAGTTCAAGTCGGCGGTCGAGGGCGCGTTCGCCAACTCGCCCTTTGCTGAGATCGCCAAGCGCAACCTGCAGATGTTCGAAGCCGCGGCAGAGGCGTTCAAGCCCGGCGCGAGCCCCGGCTCCGCCGCACCCGCCCCGCCGGCCGCAGCCGCCCCGGAGAAGAGCAAGGACGACGAGATCGCCGCGCTCAAGGCACAGCTGTCCGCGCTCAAGGATCAGGTCGACAAGCTCGGCTGA
- a CDS encoding aspartyl protease family protein — translation MEFRAIVMLLTALIGLAVPADRVAAAPAVMHLAADTEARWVSFELTAGNQIRFRTLLNGRWVDALLDTGVTDSAVSTRFAHTAGLKPLVAGRADAIGGSVALSWTGIDRVEVGGLVRTGGRVAIIDADPRVTGNAPVDLFVGSDLLAGHALEIDYDTQRFRLLPSGRMPFRGVTLPLRLAERSGLYLSELDLGGRNVRPVIVDTGDGGMVSLTRSFWQASASAAVPTTTAISWGLGGVVESEVAILPALRIGGLAAEVELRVEPDTGFSGRKGAAGRIGGGLLRRHRVLLDPRAGRMVLATGARADWPVTRSTSGLMVTQERDQLRVLHVMRGSPAAAMGWRAGTLICAVDGMPAADAARDWATGVPGRRVRLTLCEGGERSLTLARFY, via the coding sequence ATGGAGTTCCGCGCGATCGTGATGCTGCTGACCGCCCTGATCGGCCTGGCCGTGCCCGCTGATCGCGTTGCTGCGGCGCCCGCGGTGATGCACCTCGCCGCCGATACCGAAGCGCGCTGGGTGAGCTTCGAGCTCACCGCAGGCAACCAGATCCGCTTTCGTACCCTGCTCAATGGCCGTTGGGTCGATGCGCTGCTGGACACCGGCGTCACCGATTCCGCCGTCTCGACCCGGTTTGCCCACACCGCAGGACTGAAGCCGCTGGTCGCGGGCCGCGCCGATGCGATCGGGGGCAGCGTTGCGCTTTCCTGGACCGGGATCGACCGGGTCGAGGTCGGCGGGTTGGTCCGCACCGGCGGTCGGGTCGCGATCATCGACGCCGATCCGCGCGTCACCGGCAACGCGCCGGTCGACCTGTTCGTCGGGTCCGACCTGCTTGCCGGCCATGCGCTCGAGATCGACTATGACACACAGCGCTTTCGCCTGCTGCCGAGCGGACGCATGCCATTTCGGGGCGTGACGCTACCGCTGCGCCTCGCCGAGCGCTCTGGCCTTTATCTCAGCGAGCTGGATCTGGGCGGACGCAACGTGCGGCCGGTCATCGTGGATACCGGCGATGGCGGCATGGTCAGCCTGACGCGCAGCTTCTGGCAGGCCAGCGCATCCGCCGCTGTGCCGACCACCACCGCGATCTCCTGGGGACTAGGCGGCGTGGTCGAGAGCGAGGTCGCCATTCTCCCCGCCCTGCGCATCGGCGGACTCGCCGCGGAGGTCGAGCTGCGCGTCGAACCGGACACCGGCTTTTCCGGTCGCAAGGGCGCGGCGGGGCGGATCGGCGGCGGTCTGCTGCGGCGGCACCGCGTATTGCTCGACCCCCGTGCGGGCCGCATGGTCCTCGCGACCGGCGCGCGCGCCGACTGGCCAGTGACGCGATCGACCAGTGGCCTGATGGTGACGCAGGAGCGCGATCAGCTGCGCGTCCTCCACGTCATGCGCGGCAGTCCCGCCGCCGCAATGGGATGGCGTGCAGGCACGCTGATCTGCGCCGTCGATGGGATGCCCGCGGCCGACGCCGCACGCGACTGGGCAACCGGTGTTCCAGGCCGCCGCGTCAGACTGACCCTGTGCGAAGGGGGCGAACGCTCCCTCACCCTCGCCCGGTTCTACTGA
- a CDS encoding amidohydrolase family protein has protein sequence MKSWIVVVAAGLLAGTALAQPQATERPDRYIHAGALLDRPAQAPRGASTIAVRGGVIVGVYDGHVMPLGDAPVIDLRDRMVLPGLIDSHVHLSSDRAGQEGLLAGFTESKELGAFEAQWNARKTLMAGFTTVRNLGDDGATLALREAIARGWTDGPRIVDAGRSISTTSGHMDRRLGVVEDLHPAMNIENLCDGADACRKAVRNQVARGADVIKIATTGGVNSRIGAGLGKQMFDDEAKAIVETARLYGKKVAVHAHGADGITLALKMGADSVEHGTLMDDEAIALFKKTGAYYVPTLSTVNGYLERIAKDPNAYPPAVRAKIDWRISITGKALEKAVPAGVKIAFGTDAGVSKHGRNGDEFELMVKHGMTPMQAIVAATVNAADLLGLSKEVGSIEPGKSADIIAVSGDPLKDVRLLKSVGFVMRAGVVHKQ, from the coding sequence ATGAAGTCCTGGATCGTCGTCGTCGCTGCGGGCCTGCTCGCCGGGACCGCGCTCGCGCAGCCGCAGGCGACCGAGCGGCCCGACCGCTATATCCATGCCGGCGCGCTGCTCGACCGGCCGGCACAGGCACCGCGCGGGGCAAGCACGATCGCGGTGCGTGGCGGGGTGATCGTGGGCGTCTATGACGGCCATGTCATGCCGCTGGGCGACGCGCCGGTCATCGACCTCAGGGACAGGATGGTGCTGCCGGGGCTGATCGACAGCCATGTGCATTTGAGTTCCGACCGCGCCGGGCAGGAGGGGCTGCTGGCCGGCTTTACCGAGAGCAAGGAGCTGGGCGCGTTCGAGGCGCAGTGGAACGCGCGCAAGACGCTGATGGCGGGGTTCACCACCGTCCGCAATCTGGGCGATGACGGCGCGACGCTTGCGCTGCGTGAGGCGATCGCACGCGGCTGGACCGACGGGCCGCGCATCGTCGATGCGGGGCGGTCCATCTCTACCACCTCCGGGCATATGGACCGGCGGCTGGGCGTGGTCGAGGATCTCCACCCGGCGATGAACATCGAAAATCTGTGCGACGGGGCCGATGCATGCCGCAAGGCGGTGCGCAACCAAGTCGCGCGCGGGGCGGACGTCATCAAGATCGCGACTACCGGCGGGGTCAACAGCCGGATCGGTGCAGGGCTGGGCAAGCAGATGTTCGACGATGAGGCAAAGGCGATCGTCGAGACCGCGCGCCTCTATGGCAAGAAGGTCGCGGTGCACGCCCATGGCGCGGACGGCATCACGCTGGCGCTGAAGATGGGCGCGGATTCGGTCGAGCACGGCACGCTGATGGACGACGAGGCGATTGCGCTCTTCAAGAAGACGGGCGCCTATTATGTCCCGACGCTATCGACGGTGAACGGCTATCTGGAGCGCATTGCCAAGGACCCGAACGCCTATCCGCCTGCGGTGCGTGCGAAGATCGACTGGCGCATTTCGATCACCGGCAAGGCGCTGGAAAAGGCGGTTCCGGCAGGGGTGAAGATCGCGTTCGGCACCGATGCGGGCGTGTCCAAGCATGGCCGCAACGGCGACGAGTTCGAACTGATGGTCAAGCACGGCATGACGCCGATGCAGGCCATCGTCGCTGCGACGGTGAATGCCGCCGACCTCTTGGGCCTGTCCAAGGAAGTGGGCAGCATCGAACCGGGCAAGAGCGCGGACATCATCGCGGTGAGCGGAGATCCGCTGAAGGATGTGCGGCTGCTGAAATCGGTCGGTTTCGTGATGCGTGCCGGGGTGGTGCACAAGCAATGA
- a CDS encoding DUF6265 family protein, with product MLRLMLMLVTPVADSPPDLAWLEGEWCTVAVNGRQTCELWGPARGGMMLGTSQTVRDGKTRDFEYMRIELSAEAVVFYGSPRGSPAVAFRESKREAQGITFGNPGHDYPQRIRYWREGEMLNAEIALADGSRPMRWAYTRVP from the coding sequence ATGCTGAGACTAATGCTGATGCTGGTGACGCCAGTCGCTGATTCGCCGCCTGATCTGGCCTGGCTGGAAGGCGAATGGTGTACTGTGGCCGTCAATGGCCGCCAGACCTGTGAACTGTGGGGACCGGCGCGTGGCGGCATGATGCTGGGGACCAGCCAGACGGTGCGCGACGGCAAGACGCGCGATTTCGAGTATATGCGGATCGAGCTGAGCGCCGAGGCGGTCGTGTTCTACGGATCGCCGCGCGGTTCTCCCGCCGTGGCATTCCGCGAGAGCAAGCGCGAGGCGCAGGGCATCACCTTCGGCAATCCCGGCCATGATTATCCGCAGCGCATCCGTTACTGGCGCGAGGGCGAGATGCTGAACGCGGAGATCGCGCTGGCCGACGGCAGCAGGCCGATGCGCTGGGCTTACACCCGCGTCCCTTGA
- a CDS encoding class I SAM-dependent methyltransferase, whose amino-acid sequence MRYTLPAIALSAVALTAAAAIGAPQMGKPSAELKAAVAASTRTPANVARDKYRNPVETLAFFGVKPTHTVVELWPGGGWYSEILVPYLKKGGGTYYAASLASLSGGTNRLMAANPDLYGGIKTAIFPVFAPDETKVPDGSADVVLTFRNVHNWKMGYQRPDKADYSAEAFKQIFAMLKPGGVLGVVDHRLPESADAERERTSGYIKTSTIKKLAADAGFKLVAESNINANPKDTADWKDGVWTLPPSYRLKDVDRAKYEAIGESDRMTLKFRKPNPSKRGG is encoded by the coding sequence ATGCGCTACACCCTGCCCGCCATCGCGCTATCCGCGGTCGCCCTGACCGCAGCCGCCGCCATCGGCGCGCCCCAGATGGGCAAGCCGAGTGCCGAATTGAAGGCCGCAGTCGCTGCCTCCACCCGCACGCCCGCCAATGTCGCCCGCGACAAATACCGCAACCCCGTCGAAACGCTCGCCTTTTTCGGCGTGAAGCCGACGCACACCGTGGTCGAGCTCTGGCCGGGCGGCGGCTGGTATTCGGAGATCCTCGTTCCCTATCTGAAAAAGGGCGGCGGCACCTATTATGCCGCGTCGCTCGCGTCGCTGTCGGGCGGGACCAATCGGCTGATGGCCGCCAATCCCGACCTCTATGGCGGGATCAAGACGGCGATCTTCCCTGTCTTCGCCCCGGACGAAACCAAGGTGCCGGACGGCAGCGCCGACGTCGTCCTCACCTTCCGCAACGTCCATAACTGGAAGATGGGCTATCAGCGTCCCGACAAGGCCGACTATTCAGCAGAGGCGTTCAAGCAGATCTTCGCGATGCTCAAGCCCGGCGGCGTGCTCGGCGTCGTCGACCACCGCCTGCCCGAAAGCGCCGATGCCGAGCGCGAGCGGACGAGCGGCTACATCAAGACCTCGACGATCAAGAAGCTCGCCGCCGATGCCGGATTCAAGCTGGTGGCGGAAAGCAACATCAACGCCAACCCGAAGGATACCGCCGACTGGAAGGACGGCGTGTGGACCCTGCCGCCCAGCTATCGCCTGAAGGATGTCGATCGCGCCAAATACGAGGCGATCGGCGAGAGCGACCGTATGACGCTCAAATTCCGCAAGCCCAATCCAAGCAAGCGGGGCGGCTGA
- a CDS encoding TonB-dependent receptor domain-containing protein: protein MNISRLLTATALASASFVVPQAALAQDAPVCPVGEECPEATTGGDVVVVTGSRIARPGVDTVVPVTSVNVEDLLDTGNLSLGDALNQLPTLRSTFSQANSTRFIGTAGLNLLDLRGLGTARTLVVVNGRRHVTSTPGSYAVDVNTIPTALLERVDVVTGGNSAIYGSDAVAGVVNFVLKQDFDGLDISGQGGVSDRGDRGAQRLSVVYGKNFAEGRGNIAVAAEYARSEMLLFTDRDEMTGAYSGLPGYFVSEFNADETGMGDGIPDQTFFGINAPGNRFGIISLGGMVQTTCPGVSSADPVVAARIAANCTGERGATVSGPGTGGLLSDGYVFLPNGQLVRDDPTLDLRRIGGGRFGGLSATGVEGAMLLPGLERYAANILARYEFSPALTAFLEAKYVKITNNQTSTQPTFINSTLSPTFFLDNPYLTEQARNQIRTIQGYAVGTANYNTGAFTFFRFNNDIGTRAEDHERETFRIVGGFRGDLSDTGNLRYEVAGNFGRTDTYYETGGNVNVANFNRAANAVRNSAGQIVCRVNADAITTNDDPACRPINLFGEGAPQTTPEGLAYVLHTSWRKQWAEQLNFVGYISGDTSGLFELPGGPIGAVLGAEYRREDAYSDYDDVTQNSLTFLNGFATFDPPAITVKEAFAELRIPILADMPFFHELTIEGSGRVSDYSNSADPVWAYNVGAVWAPVRDLRFRVGYAKSVRAPDLSDVYATAGTTFANNLVDPCSQGAPINANPNRARNCAAAGIPTTITLPDGSTRPWTNAPSSGIQGTTSGNINLQPEIGYSFTVGAVFQPTFLRGFTLTVDYYDIEVQQAINSLAGQAIINRCYDDPVGLDNPFCAVVNRRTSADPIVNGTFTGQSGRRFDGFPDFNLTGAPYNQPITAGFTAAPFNFAKLATSGIDIDASYTTRIGEGSLRTRAIVSWLKEREQFTYITDPARSDRINGVLGDPEWQGQFSANLTFPKWDFGYDLRYVGKQTVFGWETQFSHQGRAPTNGDVIADPWYPAIWYHDIQVGLKVGEKYRFYMGIDNLTDELPPLGATGTGAGSGIWPVTGRYFYAGFRIRM from the coding sequence ATGAACATCAGTCGTCTTCTGACGGCGACCGCGCTTGCGAGTGCGAGCTTCGTCGTCCCGCAGGCCGCATTGGCGCAAGATGCGCCAGTCTGCCCCGTCGGCGAAGAGTGCCCAGAAGCTACTACCGGCGGCGACGTCGTCGTGGTGACCGGTTCGCGTATCGCGCGCCCGGGCGTCGACACCGTCGTTCCGGTGACCAGCGTCAACGTCGAAGACCTGCTCGACACCGGCAACCTGTCGCTGGGTGACGCGCTCAACCAGCTGCCGACGCTGCGTTCGACCTTCAGCCAGGCGAACTCGACGCGCTTCATCGGCACCGCCGGCCTCAACCTGCTCGACCTTCGCGGTCTCGGCACCGCGCGCACGCTGGTGGTGGTCAACGGCCGTCGTCACGTGACCTCGACCCCGGGCAGCTACGCGGTCGACGTCAACACGATCCCAACCGCGCTGCTCGAGCGCGTCGACGTCGTGACCGGCGGCAACTCGGCAATCTACGGCTCGGACGCCGTCGCCGGTGTGGTCAACTTTGTCCTCAAGCAGGATTTTGACGGCCTCGACATCAGCGGCCAGGGCGGCGTTTCGGACCGCGGCGATCGCGGTGCCCAGCGTCTGTCGGTCGTGTACGGCAAGAATTTCGCTGAAGGTCGCGGCAATATCGCGGTCGCGGCGGAATATGCACGTTCGGAAATGCTGCTCTTCACCGACCGCGACGAGATGACTGGTGCCTATAGCGGCCTCCCGGGCTATTTCGTGTCGGAGTTCAACGCCGACGAAACCGGCATGGGCGATGGCATTCCCGATCAGACCTTCTTCGGGATCAACGCTCCGGGCAACCGCTTCGGCATCATCTCGCTCGGCGGCATGGTCCAGACGACCTGCCCGGGTGTGAGCTCGGCCGATCCGGTCGTTGCGGCTCGCATCGCCGCGAACTGCACGGGTGAGCGCGGCGCCACCGTTTCTGGTCCCGGCACCGGCGGCCTGCTGTCGGACGGCTATGTGTTCCTGCCCAATGGCCAGCTCGTCCGCGACGATCCGACGCTCGATCTGCGTCGCATCGGCGGCGGTCGCTTCGGCGGCCTGAGCGCCACCGGCGTCGAAGGCGCGATGCTGCTGCCGGGCCTTGAGCGTTATGCAGCCAACATCCTCGCCCGCTACGAGTTCTCGCCGGCGCTGACCGCGTTCCTCGAGGCGAAGTACGTCAAGATCACCAACAACCAGACGTCGACACAGCCGACCTTCATCAACTCGACGCTGTCGCCGACCTTCTTCCTCGACAACCCCTATCTGACCGAACAGGCGCGTAACCAGATCCGCACGATCCAGGGTTATGCAGTCGGCACGGCCAACTACAACACCGGTGCGTTCACCTTCTTCCGCTTCAACAACGACATCGGCACCCGCGCCGAGGATCATGAGCGTGAGACGTTCCGCATCGTCGGTGGTTTCCGTGGCGACCTGTCGGACACCGGCAATCTGCGTTACGAAGTCGCCGGCAACTTCGGTCGTACCGACACCTATTATGAAACCGGCGGCAACGTGAACGTCGCCAACTTCAACCGTGCAGCCAACGCCGTTCGCAACAGCGCCGGCCAGATCGTCTGCCGCGTCAACGCCGACGCCATCACGACCAACGACGATCCGGCGTGCCGTCCGATCAACCTGTTCGGTGAAGGCGCGCCGCAGACCACGCCGGAAGGTCTGGCCTATGTCCTCCACACCTCGTGGCGCAAGCAATGGGCGGAACAGCTCAACTTCGTCGGCTATATCTCCGGCGACACGAGCGGCCTGTTCGAACTGCCGGGCGGCCCGATCGGTGCGGTCCTTGGTGCCGAATATCGTCGCGAAGACGCCTATTCGGACTATGACGATGTCACGCAGAACAGCCTGACCTTCCTGAACGGCTTCGCGACGTTCGATCCGCCCGCGATCACCGTCAAGGAAGCGTTCGCCGAGCTTCGTATTCCGATCCTCGCCGACATGCCGTTCTTCCATGAACTGACCATCGAAGGTTCGGGCCGCGTGTCGGACTACAGCAACTCGGCTGATCCGGTCTGGGCCTACAATGTCGGTGCCGTCTGGGCTCCGGTTCGCGACCTGCGCTTCCGCGTCGGCTATGCGAAGTCGGTTCGTGCGCCTGACCTTAGCGACGTTTACGCCACTGCCGGTACGACGTTCGCGAACAACCTGGTCGATCCCTGCTCGCAGGGCGCACCGATCAACGCGAACCCCAACCGCGCTCGCAACTGCGCCGCGGCCGGCATTCCGACCACGATCACCCTGCCGGACGGGTCGACCCGTCCGTGGACCAACGCACCGTCGTCGGGCATCCAGGGTACGACCTCGGGTAACATCAACCTCCAGCCCGAAATCGGCTACAGCTTCACCGTTGGTGCCGTGTTCCAGCCGACGTTCCTGCGTGGTTTCACGCTGACCGTCGACTATTACGACATCGAGGTGCAGCAGGCGATCAACAGCCTTGCTGGTCAGGCGATCATCAACCGCTGCTATGATGACCCCGTCGGTCTGGACAACCCGTTCTGCGCGGTTGTCAACCGTCGCACCTCGGCGGATCCGATCGTCAACGGGACGTTCACCGGCCAGTCCGGCCGCCGTTTCGACGGTTTCCCCGACTTCAACCTGACCGGCGCACCGTACAACCAGCCGATTACTGCCGGCTTTACTGCGGCGCCCTTCAACTTCGCGAAGCTCGCCACCTCGGGCATCGACATTGACGCAAGCTACACGACCCGCATTGGTGAGGGCTCGCTCCGCACCCGTGCAATCGTGAGCTGGCTGAAGGAGCGTGAGCAGTTCACCTACATCACTGACCCGGCCCGTTCGGACCGGATCAACGGTGTGCTGGGCGATCCGGAATGGCAGGGCCAGTTCAGCGCTAACCTGACCTTCCCCAAGTGGGACTTCGGCTATGACCTGCGCTATGTCGGCAAGCAGACCGTGTTCGGCTGGGAAACCCAGTTCTCGCATCAGGGCCGTGCACCGACCAATGGCGACGTGATTGCGGATCCGTGGTACCCGGCGATCTGGTATCATGACATCCAGGTCGGCCTG
- a CDS encoding acetyl-CoA C-acetyltransferase — protein MTEVVITAAKRTPVGSFLGAFAATPAHELGRIAIEAALEQAGVKGEEVSEVILGQVLTAAQGQNPARQASMAAGVPKEVPAWGLNQVCGSGLRAVALAAQAVQTGDATIVVAGGQESMSLAAHAQTLRAGAKMGDVALVDTMIKDGLTDVFNGYHMGITAENLAQQYQVSRGEQDEFAVRSQNLAEAARAEGRFKDEIAPVTIKGRKGDTVVDQDEYIRAGATLDGISGLRPAFKKDGTVTAGNASGLNDGAAALVVMSRDEAEKRGAPILATIKSWATAGVDPSIMGIGPVPASKKALEKAGWTVADLDLIEANEAFAAQALCVGKELGFDPAKVNVNGGAIAIGHPIGASGARVLTTLIYEMARRDAKKGLATLCIGGGMGIAMCIERKS, from the coding sequence ATGACCGAAGTCGTGATCACCGCCGCCAAGCGCACCCCCGTCGGCAGCTTCCTCGGAGCCTTCGCCGCCACCCCCGCGCACGAACTGGGCCGCATCGCGATCGAGGCGGCGCTGGAACAGGCCGGCGTCAAGGGCGAGGAGGTGTCCGAAGTGATCCTGGGTCAGGTGCTCACCGCCGCGCAGGGCCAGAACCCGGCGCGTCAGGCGTCGATGGCGGCGGGTGTTCCCAAGGAAGTCCCGGCATGGGGCCTCAACCAGGTCTGCGGATCGGGTCTGCGCGCGGTCGCGCTCGCCGCACAGGCGGTACAGACCGGCGACGCCACCATCGTCGTCGCGGGCGGGCAGGAATCGATGTCGCTCGCAGCGCACGCCCAGACGCTGCGCGCAGGCGCGAAGATGGGCGATGTCGCGCTGGTCGATACGATGATCAAGGACGGCCTGACCGATGTGTTCAATGGCTACCACATGGGCATCACGGCGGAAAATCTGGCCCAACAATATCAGGTCAGCCGCGGCGAGCAGGACGAGTTCGCCGTCCGCTCGCAAAATCTTGCCGAAGCAGCGCGTGCAGAGGGCCGCTTCAAGGACGAGATCGCCCCGGTGACGATCAAGGGCCGCAAGGGCGACACCGTCGTCGATCAGGACGAATATATCCGTGCCGGTGCGACGCTGGACGGCATTTCGGGCCTGCGCCCGGCATTCAAGAAGGACGGCACGGTCACAGCGGGCAATGCATCGGGCCTCAACGATGGCGCTGCAGCTCTGGTGGTGATGAGCCGGGACGAGGCCGAGAAGCGCGGCGCGCCGATCCTTGCCACGATCAAGAGCTGGGCAACCGCCGGCGTCGACCCGTCGATCATGGGCATCGGCCCGGTCCCGGCGTCGAAAAAGGCGCTGGAAAAGGCCGGCTGGACCGTCGCCGACCTCGACCTGATCGAGGCGAATGAGGCGTTCGCCGCACAGGCTTTATGCGTCGGCAAGGAGCTCGGTTTCGATCCGGCCAAGGTCAACGTCAATGGCGGCGCGATCGCAATCGGGCATCCGATCGGCGCGAGCGGCGCGCGCGTGCTGACCACGCTGATCTACGAAATGGCGCGCCGCGACGCAAAAAAGGGACTCGCGACTCTGTGCATTGGCGGGGGCATGGGAATCGCGATGTGCATCGAACGGAAGAGCTGA
- a CDS encoding alpha/beta fold hydrolase → MALTSFIAASQHGPRPLPLFLDLLRNETAASPDRRAAALAGLAAYQSARRPRARRPLPAVAQAGRATLRDYGGTGIPTVFVPSLINPPMILDMRYRRSLLRWLSRQGVRPLLVDWGSPTPHDRDCDVTQHVEEMLIPLLRSIGEPVALAGYCIGGTIAAAAAQAVPVRGLAMIAAPWRFERFGTESLERIDSIWQAAHDTCDALGLVPMEVLQAGFWQLDPARTIAKFEKFARLDPASAAAKNFVVLEDWANAGAPLTFSAGRQMFDDFFTADLPGDGRWRVAGQIVDPLALTCPTVEFVSLTDRIVPATSAVGFADQRKLRLGHVGMVVGSSARQFLWQPLADWLTALPATR, encoded by the coding sequence ATGGCCCTAACATCTTTCATTGCCGCATCGCAACACGGGCCACGCCCCCTTCCGCTGTTTCTCGATCTGCTGCGCAACGAAACCGCAGCATCGCCCGATCGGCGTGCGGCGGCACTGGCGGGGCTGGCGGCCTATCAGTCGGCGCGCCGCCCACGCGCGCGACGCCCGTTGCCGGCGGTGGCGCAAGCGGGGCGAGCGACGCTACGCGATTATGGCGGAACGGGGATTCCGACCGTGTTCGTGCCCTCGCTGATCAATCCGCCGATGATCCTCGACATGCGCTACCGCCGATCGCTACTGCGCTGGCTGTCGCGGCAGGGGGTGCGCCCGCTCTTGGTCGATTGGGGCAGCCCTACGCCGCACGACCGCGATTGCGACGTGACGCAGCATGTCGAGGAGATGCTGATCCCGCTGCTACGCAGCATCGGCGAACCGGTGGCACTCGCCGGATATTGCATCGGGGGCACGATCGCGGCAGCAGCAGCGCAGGCAGTGCCGGTGCGCGGCCTCGCTATGATTGCTGCGCCCTGGCGGTTCGAGCGATTCGGGACGGAGTCTCTGGAACGGATCGATTCGATCTGGCAGGCGGCGCACGACACCTGCGACGCGCTCGGCCTTGTCCCGATGGAGGTGTTGCAGGCCGGATTCTGGCAACTCGACCCGGCGCGCACGATCGCCAAGTTCGAAAAATTCGCACGGCTAGATCCCGCAAGCGCGGCGGCGAAGAACTTCGTCGTGCTGGAGGATTGGGCAAATGCCGGCGCGCCACTAACCTTTTCCGCCGGGCGACAGATGTTCGACGATTTCTTCACCGCAGATTTGCCCGGAGATGGCCGCTGGCGGGTGGCAGGACAGATCGTTGATCCGCTGGCCCTGACCTGCCCCACGGTCGAGTTCGTTTCGCTCACCGACCGCATCGTCCCCGCCACCAGTGCGGTAGGCTTTGCCGACCAGCGCAAGCTCCGCCTCGGCCATGTCGGCATGGTGGTCGGCTCGTCCGCGCGACAGTTTCTGTGGCAACCTCTTGCCGACTGGCTAACCGCCCTCCCCGCGACTAGATAG